A DNA window from Aureibaculum sp. 2308TA14-22 contains the following coding sequences:
- a CDS encoding pyridoxal phosphate-dependent aminotransferase, whose protein sequence is MPTKANRLNSVQEYYFSKKLREVRQLKAEGKPIINIGIGSPDLDPPITVSRAMQNALEQNNIHGYQSYQGLPEFRTSIADFYNKYYGVEINPENEILPLMGSKEGIMHISMAFLNAGDQVLIPNPGYPTYTSVTNLLEAEPVYYDLNDDTNWYPDTAELEKHDLSKVKLMWVNYPHMPTGKNPTKKLYEDLVAFAEKHGILLINDNPYSFVLNDNPLSILSVKGAKKVALELNSLSKTFNMAGWRVGMLLGSAENITTVLQVKSNMDSGMFYGIQQGAIAALQSDQSWFANLNLIYEKRRNVAWQIADALGCTYDKNASGLFVWAKLPIGLTAEQTADDLLYTYDVFLAPGTIFGSNGEGYIRLSLCVSEEILTQVLQRILTKSV, encoded by the coding sequence ATGCCAACTAAAGCTAATAGATTAAATAGCGTTCAAGAGTATTACTTCTCTAAAAAATTAAGAGAGGTTCGTCAGCTAAAAGCAGAAGGAAAGCCTATAATCAATATTGGTATTGGCAGTCCGGATTTAGATCCGCCAATTACGGTGAGCAGGGCTATGCAAAATGCTTTGGAGCAAAATAATATACATGGTTACCAGAGTTACCAAGGTTTACCTGAATTTAGGACTTCAATTGCTGATTTTTATAATAAATATTACGGTGTTGAAATAAATCCTGAAAATGAAATTTTGCCTTTAATGGGTTCAAAAGAAGGAATAATGCATATTTCAATGGCTTTTTTAAATGCTGGGGATCAAGTTTTGATTCCCAATCCTGGTTATCCTACTTACACCTCCGTAACTAATTTGTTGGAGGCTGAACCTGTTTATTATGATTTGAATGATGATACCAATTGGTATCCAGATACAGCGGAATTAGAAAAACACGACTTGTCAAAAGTAAAATTAATGTGGGTTAATTATCCACATATGCCAACGGGTAAAAATCCAACTAAAAAGTTATATGAAGATTTAGTAGCTTTTGCTGAGAAACATGGTATTTTATTAATTAATGATAATCCATATAGTTTTGTTTTAAATGATAATCCGCTAAGTATTTTAAGCGTAAAAGGGGCTAAAAAAGTTGCCTTAGAACTAAATTCATTGAGCAAAACCTTTAATATGGCAGGGTGGCGAGTGGGAATGTTATTAGGATCTGCTGAAAATATTACTACAGTTTTGCAAGTAAAAAGCAATATGGATTCTGGCATGTTTTACGGAATTCAGCAAGGAGCTATTGCAGCCTTGCAATCTGATCAAAGTTGGTTTGCTAACTTAAATTTGATTTATGAAAAACGTCGAAACGTAGCTTGGCAGATTGCAGATGCTCTAGGTTGTACTTATGATAAAAATGCTTCCGGGTTATTTGTTTGGGCTAAATTACCTATTGGATTAACAGCAGAGCAAACGGCAGATGATTTATTATATACATATGACGTGTTTTTAGCACCG
- a CDS encoding sodium:solute symporter family transporter, giving the protein MRLKKIAAIILSFLFVVLVSGQELPKITITDLQDLPAEQGSDVSLGYAGMLGGLQNDVIIAAGGANFPEALPWKGGKKVWTKNIYVLDDGKWQLSDTKLPIPLGYSASVSTEKGILSIGGNNESGNTDNVLLLSYDKESKKVNITEYPFLPQPLAFATAEIFEDYVYVIGGRNPKKSTNSFYRLDLKNPKNWEKLDNFPGPARAVHTSIVQNTGDSKKIFVLGGRNETAGKKSEALSSYISYDLNKQTWQEEGDILIDGKPSVLMGASTEALGSMHILVYGGSDEVLFDKLENYGLQLASKPHDSIANKIITERNETLNNHPGFSKDILAYNTVTKQWFVDETLESKIPVTALAFSTKDGFTIVSGEVAPGMRTPKVQQYIVADAAEPFGLVNYIVLAAYLLISLLIGVYFASKQKSTDDYFVGGGRIPWWAAGLSVFGTLLSAITFMAIPAKAFLTDWSYFMLNMSAILITPVIALVFIPFFNKLKIQTAYEYLEDRFNYAARAFGSLSFILFQLGRIGIVLLLPSLAISIVTGIPVDTSIMIMGVLCILYTTFGGIEAVIWTDVLQVIVLLGGSVLAVIWILTHTEMPFSEMVTFASENNKFNMDNFDFNFTDTTFWVVLIGGLASALVTQGTDQTIVQRYLTSTDVKDSQKTLYTNAVLTLPASIIFFGIGTLLFIFYTEMPNKLSPAISNNDSIFPWYIVRELPIGVSGLLVAGIFSAAMSSISSSLNSVSTAYCNDFHKHFRPKVADKQLLKIARIATISTGIIGMILALWMASSDIKSLWDQFYKFLGLFTGGLGGMFLLGMLTKKANAKGTMIGLVLSAITIFYISNYTDINFLMYAFFGLTSCFVFGYVFSLMFKEK; this is encoded by the coding sequence ATGAGACTAAAAAAAATAGCAGCAATAATTCTTTCTTTTTTGTTCGTTGTTTTGGTTTCTGGGCAAGAACTTCCTAAAATTACAATAACCGATTTACAAGATTTACCAGCAGAGCAAGGCAGTGATGTCTCTTTGGGTTATGCAGGTATGTTGGGTGGTTTGCAAAATGATGTTATTATTGCTGCTGGAGGTGCTAACTTTCCCGAGGCATTACCATGGAAAGGCGGTAAAAAAGTTTGGACCAAGAATATTTATGTTCTTGATGATGGGAAATGGCAACTTTCCGATACTAAATTGCCTATTCCATTAGGTTATTCCGCTTCAGTATCTACTGAAAAAGGCATTTTAAGCATTGGTGGTAATAACGAATCAGGAAATACCGATAACGTGTTATTACTTTCTTATGACAAAGAGAGTAAAAAAGTAAACATTACAGAATACCCATTTTTACCGCAACCACTTGCTTTTGCAACTGCCGAAATTTTTGAAGATTATGTCTATGTTATTGGTGGTAGAAATCCTAAAAAAAGTACCAACTCGTTTTACCGTTTGGACTTGAAAAACCCCAAAAATTGGGAAAAATTAGACAATTTTCCCGGCCCGGCCCGGGCGGTACATACTTCAATTGTTCAAAATACAGGAGATTCTAAAAAAATATTCGTACTTGGAGGTAGAAATGAGACTGCTGGTAAGAAATCTGAAGCACTGAGTTCTTATATTTCGTACGACCTTAACAAACAAACTTGGCAAGAAGAAGGTGATATTTTAATTGATGGCAAACCCAGTGTATTGATGGGTGCTTCAACGGAAGCTTTAGGTTCTATGCATATTCTGGTTTATGGTGGGTCAGACGAAGTTTTGTTTGACAAATTAGAAAATTATGGGTTACAATTAGCCTCTAAGCCCCATGATTCTATCGCAAATAAAATCATTACAGAGAGAAACGAAACCCTAAATAATCATCCTGGGTTTTCAAAAGATATTTTAGCCTATAACACAGTAACTAAACAATGGTTTGTCGATGAAACTCTAGAATCCAAGATACCCGTAACCGCTCTTGCGTTTTCAACCAAAGACGGTTTTACCATAGTCTCGGGAGAGGTTGCTCCGGGTATGAGAACTCCTAAAGTGCAACAATACATCGTTGCCGATGCTGCAGAACCTTTTGGTTTGGTAAATTATATCGTTTTGGCAGCTTATCTTTTAATTTCTTTATTAATTGGTGTTTATTTTGCAAGTAAGCAAAAATCAACGGATGATTATTTTGTGGGTGGCGGCCGTATCCCATGGTGGGCCGCAGGGCTTAGTGTTTTTGGGACTTTATTGAGTGCCATTACGTTTATGGCTATTCCGGCAAAGGCATTTTTAACAGATTGGTCTTATTTTATGTTAAATATGTCTGCTATTTTGATAACTCCAGTTATCGCCCTTGTATTTATTCCGTTTTTTAATAAATTGAAAATTCAAACTGCTTACGAATATCTTGAAGACCGTTTTAATTATGCCGCCAGAGCTTTTGGTAGTTTATCGTTTATTTTATTTCAATTAGGTAGAATCGGAATCGTACTATTATTACCCTCATTGGCCATTTCAATCGTAACCGGTATTCCCGTGGATACCAGTATCATGATAATGGGTGTTTTGTGTATTCTCTATACCACTTTTGGTGGGATAGAAGCCGTAATTTGGACAGATGTGTTACAAGTAATTGTACTACTTGGTGGAAGTGTTTTAGCCGTAATATGGATATTAACGCACACCGAAATGCCCTTTAGCGAAATGGTGACTTTTGCTTCTGAGAATAACAAGTTCAATATGGACAATTTTGATTTTAACTTTACGGATACCACCTTTTGGGTCGTCCTCATTGGTGGATTGGCTTCTGCTTTGGTTACCCAAGGTACCGATCAAACTATAGTGCAACGCTATTTGACAAGTACAGATGTAAAAGATTCTCAAAAAACGTTATATACAAATGCAGTGCTGACCTTACCAGCATCCATTATCTTTTTTGGAATAGGCACCCTACTATTTATTTTTTACACTGAAATGCCAAATAAACTTTCTCCTGCTATTTCAAATAATGATTCTATTTTTCCATGGTATATTGTAAGAGAATTACCCATTGGCGTTTCAGGATTATTAGTTGCTGGAATTTTCTCAGCAGCCATGTCCAGTATCAGTAGTAGTCTTAACTCCGTTTCAACTGCTTATTGTAATGATTTTCATAAGCATTTTAGACCAAAAGTAGCTGATAAACAATTATTAAAAATCGCAAGAATCGCAACCATATCCACAGGTATAATAGGAATGATTTTAGCATTGTGGATGGCAAGTTCCGACATTAAATCACTTTGGGATCAGTTCTATAAATTCCTCGGACTCTTTACAGGTGGACTAGGTGGAATGTTTCTGTTAGGCATGCTTACCAAAAAAGCCAATGCCAAAGGGACAATGATAGGTCTGGTTTTAAGTGCAATTACCATTTTCTACATCAGCAATTATACTGACATTAACTTCTTAATGTATGCCTTTTTTGGGTTGACTTCCTGTTTTGTGTTTGGGTATGTGTTTAGTTTGATGTTTAAAGAGAAGTAA
- a CDS encoding sulfatase family protein — MRKVIFILILILFVSSCSKQQKNNKPKTDEQPKPNIVFIMSDDHAYQAISAYSDKLIQTPNIDRIANEGILFNNATVTNSICAPSRAVILTGKHSHLNGKIDNISKFDTTNVTFPQLLQNAGYQTVMFGKLHFGNNPKGFDEFKILPGQGSYYNPRFITQQGDTTITGYVTDITTDLALDWLQNRRVKDKPFLLMYLHKAPHRAWYPDEKHYKEFTKKTFPLPETLFDDYADRVAASTAEMSILKHMHLSYDNKVDKEVLKRMGIFKGLARSETRRMTPEQRENWDSVYNPIIDEFEKRYPTMDDKQLMEWKYQRYLQDYLGTIASVDDNVGRVLDYLDKEKLAENTIVVYTSDQGFYLGEHGWFDKRFMYNESFKTPLLIKWPNKITAGTTEEEMVQNLDFAQTFLEIAGVNAPKDMQGKSLVPLLTGEKEKWDRDAVYYHYYEYPGEHTVKRHYGIATKEYKIIHFYHDIDVWEFYDRKKDPQEMNNLINNKEYADEIAEMKQKLKDTRTKYKDSETLDNHYINLYKNRK; from the coding sequence ATGAGAAAAGTAATATTCATTTTAATTTTAATTCTTTTTGTTTCTTCCTGTAGCAAACAGCAGAAAAACAATAAACCAAAAACAGATGAACAGCCCAAGCCAAATATTGTCTTTATCATGTCTGATGATCACGCTTATCAGGCCATAAGTGCATATTCTGATAAATTGATACAGACCCCGAATATAGATCGAATTGCCAATGAAGGTATACTTTTTAACAATGCCACCGTTACCAATTCCATCTGTGCACCTTCACGAGCGGTCATCCTTACGGGAAAACACAGTCATTTGAACGGTAAAATTGATAATATCAGCAAATTTGATACTACCAATGTAACTTTTCCGCAACTGCTTCAAAATGCAGGCTATCAGACAGTAATGTTCGGTAAATTGCATTTTGGTAACAATCCCAAGGGCTTTGATGAGTTTAAAATCTTGCCTGGGCAGGGTAGTTATTACAACCCAAGGTTTATTACTCAACAAGGTGATACTACAATAACTGGCTACGTTACTGATATTACCACTGACTTAGCCTTAGATTGGTTACAAAACAGGAGAGTAAAAGACAAACCTTTTCTCTTAATGTATTTGCATAAAGCACCACACAGAGCATGGTATCCTGATGAAAAACACTATAAAGAGTTTACCAAAAAAACCTTTCCATTACCAGAAACACTTTTTGATGATTATGCAGACAGAGTTGCTGCAAGCACCGCAGAAATGAGCATTTTAAAGCACATGCATTTATCTTACGACAATAAGGTAGATAAGGAAGTTTTAAAAAGAATGGGGATCTTCAAGGGCTTGGCAAGGTCAGAAACTAGACGAATGACACCAGAACAAAGGGAAAATTGGGATAGTGTTTACAACCCTATTATTGATGAGTTTGAAAAACGTTATCCTACTATGGATGATAAACAATTAATGGAGTGGAAATACCAACGTTACCTGCAAGATTATTTGGGTACCATTGCCTCCGTTGATGATAATGTGGGGAGAGTATTGGATTATTTAGATAAAGAAAAATTAGCTGAAAACACCATTGTTGTTTATACTTCCGATCAAGGTTTTTATTTAGGTGAACACGGATGGTTTGATAAGCGGTTTATGTACAACGAATCGTTTAAAACACCTTTATTGATTAAGTGGCCAAACAAAATTACTGCAGGCACAACCGAAGAGGAAATGGTACAAAACTTAGATTTTGCTCAAACTTTCCTTGAAATTGCTGGTGTAAATGCCCCCAAAGATATGCAGGGTAAAAGTCTTGTCCCATTGTTGACAGGAGAAAAAGAAAAATGGGATAGAGATGCTGTGTACTACCATTATTACGAATATCCTGGTGAGCATACGGTAAAACGACATTACGGAATAGCGACCAAGGAATACAAAATCATTCACTTTTACCACGATATAGATGTTTGGGAATTTTACGACCGTAAAAAAGACCCACAAGAAATGAATAACCTTATCAATAATAAAGAGTATGCTGATGAAATTGCAGAAATGAAACAAAAATTGAAAGACACAAGAACCAAGTATAAAGATTCTGAAACATTGGATAATCATTATATCAATCTGTATAAAAATAGAAAGTGA
- a CDS encoding prephenate dehydratase: MNIAIQGIMGSFHHIVAHQYFGENITLKECLSFDEMPQMLNDNRVDGAVMAIENTLAGSILSNYALINEFDLKIQGEVHLPIHHNLMGLKGQSLQDIKEVWSHPMAILQCRKFFRAYPHIKLVEETDTAEVAKQINDKKLKGIAAIASKKAAEIYNLNIIESEIQTRKQNYTRFFILKKSNGNITRPSKVNKASLRFITHHETGSLSDVLRIFADFNMNLSKIQSLPIIDNPWNYAFFADVVFDDYDQFQKAIETVNGKVSELKILGEYEQSKRKHAN, translated from the coding sequence ATGAATATAGCAATTCAAGGTATAATGGGTTCGTTCCACCATATTGTGGCACATCAGTATTTTGGTGAGAACATTACTTTAAAGGAATGTCTGTCTTTTGATGAAATGCCACAAATGCTCAATGACAACAGGGTAGATGGTGCAGTAATGGCGATTGAAAATACCTTAGCAGGGTCAATTTTATCTAATTATGCATTGATTAACGAATTCGATTTAAAAATTCAAGGCGAGGTTCATTTGCCTATTCATCATAATTTAATGGGGTTGAAAGGTCAGTCTTTACAGGATATAAAAGAAGTTTGGTCGCATCCAATGGCAATATTGCAGTGTAGAAAATTCTTTAGAGCTTACCCGCACATAAAATTAGTAGAAGAAACAGATACTGCAGAAGTTGCCAAACAAATTAATGATAAAAAACTGAAAGGAATTGCTGCCATTGCTAGCAAAAAGGCAGCAGAAATTTATAATTTAAATATTATAGAAAGCGAAATACAAACCAGAAAGCAGAACTATACCCGATTTTTTATTTTGAAGAAAAGTAACGGAAATATTACAAGACCGAGTAAAGTGAACAAAGCCTCATTGCGTTTTATAACACACCATGAAACAGGAAGTTTATCAGACGTTTTACGTATTTTTGCGGACTTCAATATGAATTTATCCAAAATACAGTCACTACCTATTATTGATAACCCTTGGAATTATGCCTTTTTTGCAGATGTGGTATTTGATGATTATGATCAGTTTCAAAAAGCAATTGAAACGGTAAATGGAAAAGTAAGTGAGTTAAAAATTTTAGGAGAATACGAACAAAGTAAACGTAAACATGCCAACTAA